A genomic stretch from Pelodiscus sinensis isolate JC-2024 chromosome 23, ASM4963464v1, whole genome shotgun sequence includes:
- the VAMP3 gene encoding vesicle-associated membrane protein 3 produces the protein MSTSGPGSSSNASGSNRRLQQTQHQVDEVVDIMRVNVDKVLERDQKLSELDDRADALQAGASQFETSAAKLKRKYWWKNCKMWAILIAVVLIIIIIIIVWSVSS, from the exons GTCGACAAGTGGCCCTGGAAGCTCTAGTAATGCCTCTGGCAGTAATCGTCGCCTTCAGCAAACCCAACACCAAGTAGATGAG GTGGTTGACATCATGAGGGTTAATGTGGACAAGGTGTTGGAACGAGATCAGAAGCTGTCAGAATTGGATGACCGTGCTGATGCACTGCAGGCAGGAGCTTCCCAGTTTGAGACAAGTGCTGCCAAGCTGAAAAGAAAATATTGGTGGAAGAACTGTAAG atgtgGGCAATATTGATAGCAGTTGTTctcatcattatcatcatcatcattg TCTGGAGTGTGTCCTCATGA